From the genome of Phoenix dactylifera cultivar Barhee BC4 chromosome 17, palm_55x_up_171113_PBpolish2nd_filt_p, whole genome shotgun sequence:
GCTGGGGGATTTAGGCCGTCAGCTTGAGATAGCTCCCGAGGCCCAGGGGGAGGAGGTACCTGAGGCCGATCGAGCAGTTGTTGATCCATGAGGATTCTAGCCTGGAATTGcaggggggcggccaagccggCCTTCATGTCCTCCTTTAAACGGCTAGTACAGCTCCACTGCCCTGAGATTTGTTATCTCTGCGAGACACGTTTGTCTGGTGATGGGCTTGGTCGACTGAGGCGACGCCTGGGGAGGGACTGGGAGACCTACGCAGTCGAGTCCCAGGGGCTGTCTGGTGGCCTCTTGATCCTGTGGAGACGGGGGGTGGCGAGGATTGATGTCTTCCACAACTGTTCTCAACAGGTAGTGATGGTTGTATCGGAACCTGAGGCGGACCCTTGGGTGTTGTGTGGTGTGTATGCGAGCACGGATTACAGGGTCAGGAGAACCCTCTGGCGAGAGATTACCAACCTGCTAGCCCAGGGTATCCCAACGGTGGCGGTTGGTGATTTTAATTGTATCCAAAGTGCGGATAAAAAAAGGGGTGGTGCGCCTTTCACTGATAGGATTGACAGGAGGGAGTTTCGCGACTTTGTGCAGCTAAATGGCTTGGTGGACTTAGGTTTTTCGGGACCGCGGTTCACCTGGTGCAACAATCAACCTGGCGGTGCTAGGGTCTGGGAGCGGCTAGATAGGGCTTTTGCTTCCTCGGACTGGATCCTTCGCTTCCCAACCTGCCGAGTTAGCCACTTACCCCGGATTGCATCAGATCACTGCCCCTTGCTGATTTCGACCTCATCGGTATCGGGTCACCATAGTCCTTTTCGCTTCGAGAAGATTTGGCTTTCGTACCCCCAGTCCTGGGACATAGTTCGTGATGCGTGGCGTGTTCCGGTGCGGGGGGATGCGATGCGGCGAGTCTCACGCAAACTCGAGCTGACCAAACGGCGGCTTCGCCGTTGGAATCGCGAGGTAGTGGGCGATATCTTCCGGAGATTggagggggtggaggaggagattaCGGCACTACAGAGGAGTGAAGACCTACGGGGTGCTCTCCCGGAGAATGACATGACTCATCTCCGGGGGCTTCTTGCGACGCACCACTCACTGCTACGGCAGCATGAGACTTTCTGGCGACAGAAGTCTCGAGTCCAATGGGTTAATGAGGGTGACCGCAACACCAGGTTTTTTCATCGGACGACTGTTATTCGGCGTCAGCGGAGTATGATCCACTCACTGCGTGATGGGTCTGGCCGCCGAGTGGAGGGTGAGCCTGCCGTTGGACAGGTTCTACTTGACTTTTTCCGCGCCAGATGGACTGAGGATGTAGGCCCTGGTGCTGATGACCACTTTCCACGGGTTGATGTAGGTATTGCACATGATGAGAATACGACCCTGGTTCGGCCGGTGTCGGCGGAGGAGGTGCAGGAGGCAGTCTGGGCGCTGGCAGCGGACAAAGCTCCAGGCCCGGATGgttttcctcctttcttctttcgtAGATATTGGGGTATCATTCGGGGAGCTGTGATCGAGGCTGTTCAGTGTTTCTTCACTTAGGCAGCCATGCCCGAGGATTGGAAAGCCACCTTCATTACGCTCATTCCGAAGCGCCGAGAGGCAGTAGAGCCGGGTCACTTTAGGCCCATCAGTTTGTGCACAACCTTGTACAAGGTTGTGGCGAGGATTATGGTGGGCAGGATAAAGCCCCTACTGCCGGGCATCATTAGCCAAGAGCAGGGGGCTTTCATTGCGGGAAGGAACATTTCCCACAATGTTTTGTTggctcaggagatgatgtgggatctccagCAAGCATCGAAGCGGGGTAGTTTGATGGCAGTCAAactggatatggagagggcttaTGACAGGATCAGATGGAGCTTTCTCCGGAGGGCATTGGAGGCTTATGGCTTCCATAGGCGATGGATTGGATGGGTCTTAGGGTGTGTCCAGGGGCCAAAGTTCTCAatcttggtcaacggcacaccTTCGGTGTTTTTTGAGTCTACTATGGGGCTGCGGCAGGGATGTCCCTTATCCCCTTACTTATTTATCATTTGCTCTGATATACTGTCCCGTGCCCTCCAAAGGGCGTGTGCAAGCCGGGAGCTGGAGACCTACGTTCCAGCACCGGGGGCGGGACCTGTCTCTCACCTACTTTTTGCTGACGATTGTCTTCTCTTGTCCAGGGCGCGGGTTTCCGAGGCACGTGTACTTCGCAGAGTGTTGGCAGATTACTGTGCGGCATCCGGTCAGAGAATAAATTTCACGAAGTCAGCCATCCAGTTCAGCCCTAGCACAGAGAGCAGAGTCAGACAGGAGATCAGGAGTATTTTGCAGATGCCCGAGCAGGAGGGGACTCTGGTTTACCTGGGAGTTCCCATCACAGGCCGGAGGCTACGAGTGGCGGAGTGCTCGGGGTTGGTGCAGCGGGTCGAGAGTaggctggagggatggagggcatcatctctatccatgatggggaggcTGACACTTGTCAGATCAGTGCTCGGGTCCATGCCGGtatatctcatggccaacactgtgGTCCCTAAGACGACTCTGTCGAAGATTGAACGTCTTCTTCGGAGCTTCCTCTGGGGGTCCCATGGTGGGGGTCATGGGGTACATTTGGTGGCCTGGGAGCGGGTATGCCGGCCCACCAGTGAGGGTGGTTTGGGAGTTCAGTCCCTCCTGGAGCGGCGGGAGACACTCATTGCACGGCATGCAGCTCGTTTTTTGTTGGAGCCACATGGGCTTTGGAGTCGGGTGATGGCAGCTAGATATGGCCGGGGGAGCCCTGAGGTGGCACGGCGTGGTCGCCGCATTTCtttcatgtggcgtgagattgggaggtacCTGCCGACCGTGTTAGCTCATACCAGGTGGCTGATGGGCGACGGCCGGACCATTGTGGTGACTGATGACCCGTGGGTAGATACCATTCCCTTGAGATATTGGCCGACGACGGTGGATTTCGAGGCAGCAGTGGGGCTCCGGGTGTGCGACCTCTTAGTACCAGGGAGGGCAGAGTGGGACGTGGACAGACTCCATCAGTTGTTCGGAGCACACCTAGCAGAGAGGATCCTTTCTCTCCCAGTACCAGGATGCGAGGGCCCAGATGTCAGGGTTTGGAGCACTTCATGCAGGGCTAGTGTTGGGCTGGGTGATCTGGCCTGGGTGATTCAGTGCGAGCATGAGAGTGGATGGGATGGTGCCTGGATTTGGAGGTCTAGGCTCCATCCGAGAGCAGCACTTTTTCTATGGAAGGTGATGTGggaccgccttccgacgagagctgTGCTGAGCCGACGCGGTTTGGGGATCCCTGCGGAGTGTGGGGCCTGCGGTGCGGATGAGTCAGTTGACCATGCACTATTTGCATGCTTTTGGGCGAGGCAGACATGGCAGTGGTCGGGGATCCCAGAGGAGGTCTGGCGGGAGAGGAGATTGTTTCTACAGATGATTCGTCAGTGGCTGGCTAGCCCCCGGACATGTCTGGAGGCTACCCGAGCGATTTGCACCGCCCACCAGATTTGGTTGGCACGGAACGCTCGCACCTTTGGCGAGCGTAGGATGTCGCCGAGGTTTGTTGCGGAGTCCGCTCGAGTATTGGCGATGGAGTCCAGACCTACCAGCCATTCAGATACgaccttgatagctcgggacacctggggttctttCTCTGCTCCGGCAGTTCTTCggacggtgttcttcacctgggagcccccacccccgagtttcctcaaggtcaattttgatggttcAGTACTAGACAGTGGTACACGAGGCGGTGCCGGCTTTGTCATACGTGACCCTCATTCTAGGGTACTGGCAGCGGGCGGTTGCCGGCTATTTGACATATCAGTGCCAGCGGCGGAGTTGCGAGCTGCCTGGGCCGGCCTTTGCCATGCGCGGCGGGTATTGCGGGCTAGCTCGATCatcttggagggcgactcatCCACTGTCATTGGGTGGATTCGGCGGGAGAGCATTGACCATCCTTTGATCCGGGATATTAGGTTGATGGTGAGGGATGTTGTGGCCTTTGAGGCTAAGCATGTATACAGGGAGGCCAACGGGGCGGCTGACTGGGTAGCTACATATGTAGCACACCATTCGGGTTACGCCCTATGGTCAGGAGAGCGGGAGCTGCCATCGGCGCTACGcgagattttgtattttgatgttcTTGGGTGTATTCGGACACGCGTTGTTTGAAGAACCCGTTttaagcaaagaaaaaaaaaaaaaaaaaaaaaaaaaaaaaaaaaaaaaaaaaaaaaaaaaaaaaaaacaagacttGGTACTTCTCTTCCTGGACGCATCGCGTGAACATTCTTGGACCACCGTTTGCAGGCGGCAACACGAGCGCAAATCTCTGTTGCATGGGAGGTGAAGGGACGTTAATCTTTTTGATTAAGATATGCATGCTTTACACCGAGGACCTCGTAGCAGAAAAGATAAATAACTCCTACCCCCTTTTTTCCGATTATGGGCTTAACTACAACTTAAGAAAGTTTAGGCGAAGCCTGATTACTTTTATTAAGCCTAATAACCTTCATTAATCACACTTTCTCATCTAATACATGCTTGTGCCTTGTTCTCTGCATAGCTCGTGGATTAAAAGATAAAGAGCATCAGAACAAGAGATCTGAAAATAAGTTTCAGCCAAGAAATCTTCCATCAAAGCAAACGTAGAAAATGATCTTTCCTATTTGCTGAGGAAaataaagagttcaagaatgctAGGATCCATTTCAAACATATGGCCCACTAAATTGTGACCAGGGCGGTCACTCCTACCTGTAAACCTGTTATTGCAGCACATGTATGCACAATAATTGGGCATGAATTATTAAAGAACTAAAGGAAGAAGCAGTACCCTTGCCTGGTCAAGCACCATTTTCAATGCACAGTCTTGTCCTGTAGTTGAATTGCATcaattctttcaattttgaattttttttgatgtcTCAAATATATACCTAGGCACTTGGAACGTTTCATGATAACATTTGGACATTTTATACCATGAAATCATGATGCCTTTGTAGTTACATATTTATTTCTAACACTCAAATACATATTTATAGTGGCATTTTATTTCTAACACTGAATCAACAGACCACCTATCACTGAATTGATCATTCTCACAATCTATATGCGTTTGGTGTGGTCCCTTGTCACGTGGGACCCGCatcatttaaaaataataataaaaaaaagatggtAGTTTCAAACGGCCTGGCTTGGGAGTGCGGTAATCACCAAAAACCGAGAAACGGGTCTGTAGAAACgatgaaaaaaaatcaagaagaaaattgaggagaagaagagagaaaaaaaaatactacttTGTCGGATGGTCCGATAGTTGATTTTATCTATATTTAGCTAAAATTTTAGTATATTGTTTTCGGTATTAGAGTTACAGATTGAATGGTATGGATCTTTGAAAAGTTTTCTCTATTGATTATTTCAAATATTAACACTTGGTGAGGTTTATtctctattttattatttattgctaAAATTCATTCTTGTTATGAAAgccaaaattaaatcttattgatGTCTAGAGAAGACCTATTGTAATCCTATTATTCTAAATAGTGGAAGATTTTAGCTGGACTAGGTTCCgtaatttttttccttcataTCGAAGGGTTTTCTATATAATAAATTGTATTGTCTCTTGTTTATggattgcttgattattttgcctGATAATTGCTGATGTAAAGATTATTCTTTCTTGGTGAGTGATATCCTATTTAATTACACAAAAATAAAGAGGGAGAAAAAGTTTGCAGCACTATtatttcttgattatatttttctAACAATATGGAGGAAGGTCACTCAAACTCTTAGATTGCTGGTTTTCCAGACACTATGAACAAACTTTGGATTGACCGGAGAAAGGGCCTACCAAAAACAATGAAATCAGCATGGGACTGCCTTGTTTCGGTGGTAAGCTGGTGCATTTTGAAAGAGCGACGTTGTTTGTTTGGAAGGTAGCCTAGGGTTGTCTGCCCACCAGAGAAGTGTTGGCTTAGAGGGGTGTGAGTTTCGCCCCAAGCTGCGGGATCTGTTAAGAGGAGGATGAGTCTATATTCCATGTCTTGTTCGGCTGCTAGCAGGCTACTCTGATTTGGGAGTGCGCATCAGGTTCTTTTGATCTATATTAGGAGTGGGCGTCGTTCGAGGATTTTTTGATCTTCTTGGTGGAGTCCTCACGACGGCCCGACCGGCTGGAGCAGGGGATTAGGGCGGCTTATCTGGCTTACAACTGCTGGCTGGATAGGAATGCCCAGGTCTTTGAGGATAGAGGAGCGCACCCAAGTGCGGTGGTGGATAGGGCCCTACGTCATGCGGCGGAGGTCCTTGACATTTTTGCATCGTCGTCCCTTGGGTTGACTAGAAAAATCTGGAGCTCTCACTCCGCTCTTGTAGCGTCCAGGATTACGCTCGTCTCCTGGGAGCCTCCACCCCCTACCTTTCTTAAGGTAAACTTCAATGGCAGTGTCACGGTGGATGGATGTAGCGACGCCGGGTTTGTCATCAGGGACCAGCAGGCTAGATTAGTGGTGGCTGGGGGCTGGCACATCTTCACCAGACTGTCACCAGGATTGAGGTCAGAATCGCTTGGGAGGGCGTCTCCTATGCGAGACGGGTGCTGGGTGCGGATCACATCATCCTTGAGGGAGATGCTGCCATGGTGATCGAGGAGATTCTAAGTTTCGGGCAGTTTGGCTAGAAGATTCAATTGATCCACGATATTTGCCGTCTCCTAGGAGAATATGTTGCATACTGGGCTACTCATGTGTACAGGGAGGCCAACTATGCTATGAACTGGGTGGCTTCCTATGCAGCCAATCATTTTGGAGGTGTTATCTGGGAAGTCACGACTCCATCCCATCTCCTTTGCATTTTCTGCTTCTTTCTGACTCTATGGGCTACACTCACACCCGTTGTGTGTGAGTTGcggatgtaccaaaaaaaaaaaaagagcggaAGGGCAGCCACTCTCGATTCGAAGCAAACTGCCATGGCAAAGTTCTCAACCAAAGTATTTTCCTCTTAGAGAGTTGGACTTCCATTCTcttagaaggaaaaagaaaggtaTTTCACACCTGCTGGAAAAGATCAAACCAATTATTGCAGAGGTGACTCCACCACACTTactattaaaagagtaaaagaagaGGGGATTTGTATCTGCATCTCCCTCAACTAGTGAACAATATTCCCTACAGGAATTAGGAAAAATTTCTGATACTGCCTGAAAAACAAAATGCATTCGGTGTACCAAGCTCGGACTAAACAATCAATATGCAATTAATAAATGTTAAAAGAGAGTATGAGGATCATTTATCTCAGACGACGGCGAGGTCGACGGCGGCCGAGTAGCTAGGGCTCGGGATGGAGGTTTGATGTTGGCgcgcagctagggcatcgatcgagagaggatgaggagagggggccgggcgagcgttaaaaacaagaacaaaacaaagaagagaaggaggacgaggaggaggaggaggaggagggttacctcagaggaggaggaggaggaggaagacggcAGCGGGGAAGCTACGGCTCGCGATGGAGGTGAGAAGTCGGCGCACGCACAGGTAGGGCATCGACCGATAGAAaatggaggagagggggctgggCGAACGGTTGGAGGGTTTTATgttttctaacgacgcttttaagtgtcgtcatttctaaattttttaccgacgctttaacaCGTCATCGTTTCCTTAGATTTACCGACGCTTGGTAAAAGTGTCGGCAGAGGTTGGCGCTGAGCCAAACTTTTCCGACGTTTTTCCCTAGCGTCGGAAAAACAGAGTCGGCAAAACTCACATTTGTTGTAGTGATAGTTATCTTCAATAGGTCGCCATCTTTACTGGTGGAAATGTTTCTGAAGGTTTTCTGTGGATGGTTGATGGGGCTCTCTCAAAGCACATCTTCcactcttttcttcctttctagcCACATGGCTAACTCGTAACTTTATATACATACACAAGAAATTTGGGTGGCTAAGCTTCCCCTTTCATCAAACAAAGAAATGAGAAAGAAGCTGCATTGCTCGACTGTTTTCACTTTTGCTGCAAATGCAATGCAAAGAAGAAGTCTCTAAGGACTCGTTTAGTTTGCAAAAatagaaggaagaaaaatattatcaatagaaaaacaaaaacaaaaaatttctTGTTTCGCTGGAGTCTTTAAAGAAGAGTAATGAAAAAGTAGAATCTTCATtgaaataagattttcatattttataaaaaaaatcataagaaaCACGAAAAAGCTACTTTCCAACCAgttgaaattttaattttctttttccaaaacaACTCTTTTAAGCCATCGAAATTtatgaataatatttttttattaaaagtataatagatatttcacaTAACCTTTTTAATaaagtagatgctcaactaAACATTAGTCATTTGGATTGTACTATTTTTTCATTGTCAACTAAGTatgtcaaaattatttttttagatattatatattttggaaccagcttttaagaaaaaataatacaGTGGGAGATATTATATTCACGCGCCTTTGATGAATGGAGGTAAAATTGAAAGTGTAGCCGTTTCCGCACCCAGGCGATCATATAGCTTCATCTGGGCCAACCGATGCTATGGAGTAATATTTCTGTTCTTATGCCACTTGCTATGAAGTCACCAAGCATGGCAAATTGACTCTCCAGTATCAACATCAGGTTGGCTTGTAATGACCAGCAAGTCGCATCACCCGGAACGAAACTTTTGTTCATTGATGTAGAGTTGTCGACGGTGATCGGAGAAAGTTGGCATGGTCAATAAGTGGTAGTTGAATGAGATATTAATTAAAGCCCTTCTCTCTCTGTACAGGAAAAAACGTGCGGAAgacttcgttttttttttttttttcttcttcgttCACCCGGTAATAAAGTCTCGGTTCTCCTCTTTCCTGGGTACATCGTGCGAAAATTCTTCGACTGTGTGTAGGTAGCAATGCAGCATGAGTGCAACTCTCTGTTGCCTGGATGAGGAACGGATGTTAATCTTGGTGTGACATGCACAAGATTATTTGCCAGCTGGGTTGGTCGTCCAAGAGTAAAATGCTTGATTGTGTGAACAATAAAGCCACCTCTTTAAATAGTACTCTTCGCAGAGATGGATTTGACTGTATATATCGGACCCATCgtagaccttttttttttttaactaaaaattatTGATTGCATTGCCGTTAAATTCTGAACCGATCGTGGTTGAAAAGTTATTCGGCTCAATTTGAGACCGGTAACCACCAAACTAAGTGAGATTGGATGAAACCGAAGCGAAGACGAATTAGTAATTTTCGAAGCTAACATGTAAGAAGTCCACTTGCTAGAAAGTTTTTGGCAGAGGATCCTTCGATACTGAAGTCGGAATAATAGAGCAACAATATGGAAGgaagaaaaattataaaaaagagTCTCCAAATAAGCTTAACTGAAGATTATCGGGCCACCCTTTACATAGGGTAGAATACTGATCTGTTATCTGATTTGATGCAACGTATCTTAACTATAAAGTAATGGTTGGTTGCACACTAACAACATGGTAACTGTCACACATAAGCATCACGCAATGATTATTACGCTGATCGCGCATTGATTGCAGTATCGCTATAACTGCCGATCTTTATTAGCACGAGTAGAGTGGCACTCAGTTTTCACCAAGGTTATTCACTTCAGTTAATACGGAGGTTAAGGTTTAGGCTGAGGTCAAAATGTTTCATATTTTTACCATTAGGCCAGTTTTGGTCATCTAGCCTTGGGATTTTTTTGCCCACCTTTTCCATCTTATCTTCCAATGCATTGCTCCATTTTCccctctcatttttttttctccatttaTGTTGGTTCGTGGTTGCCTTGATCCACCCGCGGCGGATCTAATCCAACTAAAAATTTCCCCATTTTAGCAGGGTTGTACATCAATATTCACCGATGCACGATGCTACAATAAAGCACGCCTATATACACTCAACAAGCTCATCAATGGCAGATCACATGACGGTAACACACCGATTAAATTTTTGGGTGAAAATTTTAAGCTACGAaggtatttttttattaagataTACAAATTTTACACGAAGGATCTCATAGCAGGAAAGATAAAAGAAGGCTAATAAACAGACAACATCCAGATACtaagttctctctctctcttactcacTCTtcgtcacacacacacacgtccacatatatatacatatatgcatactttatatatatatata
Proteins encoded in this window:
- the LOC120104344 gene encoding uncharacterized protein LOC120104344; translation: MRILAWNCRGAAKPAFMSSFKRLVQLHCPEICYLCETRLSGDGLGRLRRRLGRDWETYAVESQGLSGGLLILWRRGVARIDVFHNCSQQVVMVVSEPEADPWVLCGVYASTDYRVRRTLWREITNLLAQGIPTVAVGDFNCIQSADKKRGGAPFTDRIDRREFRDFVQLNGLVDLGFSGPRFTWCNNQPGGARVWERLDRAFASSDWILRFPTCRVSHLPRIASDHCPLLISTSSVSGHHSPFRFEKIWLSYPQSWDIVRDAWRVPVRGDAMRRVSRKLELTKRRLRRWNREVVGDIFRRLEGVEEEITALQRSEDLRGALPENDMTHLRGLLATHHSLLRQHETFWRQKSRVQWVNEGDRNTRFFHRTTVIRRQRSMIHSLRDGSGRRVEGEPAVGQVLLDFFRARWTEDVGPGADDHFPRVDVGIAHDENTTLVRPVSAEEVQEAVWALAADKAPGPDGFPPFFFRRYWGIIRGAVIEAVQCFFT